The nucleotide window GCACACGGCGGAGGAGAAAGGGGACTGGCTCCCGGCGCGAGCGCCTCGGCCCTTGGTATCGACCTGGCGGCCGGGTGCCTGTCCCCTTTCTCCGGAGCCAAGGGGGACAGGCACCTCCGCTGCGCTGCGGAGCCAGTCCCCGTTGACCCCTCCGGTCTGTGTGCAACCCGAGCGGTCAGCGCTCTGGAGCGAATCGCGGCGGGCGTGCTCTTTGACATCGCGGTTGGATTGCAGAGGACCTCGCGAGTGGACCGAGGCCGGCGACACATCGCGCGCGAGTCCCCTGATGGGAAAGTGATGGGAAAGGCGTCCCGGTGCGGCGGACTTCGCTTCTGACTCTCCTCACGGATCACCCCTGAAGGTGATCGGCAGGCATCGGCGACGTGGACCGAGGAGTATCGACTTTCGGATCAAACGAAGCCACCGGGGAAACAGAACGTAAAGGGTTTCGGAGATGGATCTTCGGGGTTCATCCCGATCTCGGAAACGCGCGCGAACGAAGCCAACGGCCGAAGCCGTTGCAGAGGGGATCACTGGTATTCCCGGGTGAGGGGGATTCCGTCTTCCTGGCATTGGCCTTCGACGACGAGAATCGGTGAAACGCGCGAACGAAGCCACGGGAATCCTGAACGCAAGGGCTTTGACGACATCGGGTTGACATCTGAAATGGTGGAGGATCCTTGAATCGAACGAACCCGAGATCGATGCCACTCCCCCCGCGACGGAGCATCTGAAGGGAGGGCTGAGTCGACTTGCCCTCTCAGGGAGGATCGAGTAGGTTCCGCGCTCATTCATTCGCGAGGCGGGCAGGGAGGAAGCCGGCATGGAAGCCAGCATCCGAGAGCGTACGTTCGAAATCACCAAGGGCGAGGCCGACGCGAACTCCGAAGAGCCGCTCCCCCAGGCGCTCCAGGGACTTCGGATCGCCCTGGTCCATGACTGGCTCACCGGCATGCGGGGCGGCGAGAAGTGTCTGGAGGTGCTCTGCCGCGCCTTTCCGGACGCTCGCCTTTTCACCTTGATCCATCGCCGAGGAGCGACAAGCCCGGCGATCGAGTCCATGGCGATTCGGACGTCGCCGCTTCAGAAGGCTCCAGGCGTCTTTCGCTACTACCGGCACATGCTCCCCCTGATGCCCGCGGCGGCCTCGACGTGGCGGATCAAGAACGTCGACCTGGTCGTCAGTCTTAGCCATTGCGTCGCCAAGGCGGTCCGGGTGCCGGCCGGAACGCCCCACGTCTGCTACTGCTTCACGCCGATGCGTTACGCCTGGGAGGGTCGCGACGCTTATCTGGAGGGTTGGTCGGATCGTCCCATCCGCCGCGCGGTGGCCCGGACGATGCTGAACCGCCTCCGCGAGTGGGACCGATCGACGGCCGTCCGCGTCAGTCAGTTCGTGGCGATCTCAGAGACCATCCGACGTCGGATCGCGGCTTGCTATCTCCGCGAGAGCACGATCGTTCAGCCTCCCGTCGACGCCGATTACTATCATCCCGAATCGGGAACGGATCGCGAGGATTTCTATCTGATCGTCTCCGCGCTTGTCCCTTACAAGCGAGTCGACCAGGCGATCGCGGCCTGCCAACGGTCTGGCAAGCGGCTGATCGTGATCGGCGCAGGGCCTGACCGCAGCCGATTGGAAGCCGCGGCCGGACCGACCACGACGTTTCTGGGCTGGCAGTCGGATGAGGTCATCCGCGACCACTATCGACGCTGCCGCGCCCTGCTCTTCCCCGGCGAGGAAGACTTCGGGATCGTGCCCGTCGAGGCTTTAGGATGTGGGGCGCCGGTCATCGCCCTTCGACGGGGAGGGGCTTCGGAAACCGTCCCTGATTCATGCGGTCGGCTTTACGACGCCCCCACGGTCGACGCCCTGGCGGCGGCCGTCGAAGGCTGGGAGGCTGATGGTCGACCGCACGACCCAGCCGAGGCCCGAGCCCGCGCCGAGTCGTTCGCACTCCCGGTGTTTCGACGCCGGTTGCTCGGCGTCCTGGCGGACTCTGTGACGACTCGGGAACGCCACGCGGGCGTGCCGAGACCTCACATCGCCGCGCCGGGCGTCGCGGAACGACGCCGGCGCGACGGTTGAGGAAGGGTCAGGGCTTCGTCGTCGGCTGAGCCGGCGAGGCGACCCGCGGGACCGACTCGAACAGCGCGATCAGGTCGGCGATGTCCTGATAGCTGAGCGGGTCGAGCAACCCCTCGGGCATGACCGAGATCGTCGAGGGCTTCTGCTCCTCGATCTCGTTCTTGGGGATCGAGATCTTCGAGCCGTCCGGGACGAGCAGGACCATCGTGGGGCCATCGGCCACGACGGGCATGCCGCTGAGGATACGGCCGTCGGAGAGTGCGACGGTGATCGGCTTGTACTGGTCGGAGATCACCTTCGAGGGCGTGACGATCGAGTCCAGGATGTCAGCCGGTTGGAACCGGCTGTTGACCGTCGAGAGGTCGGGGCCGAGGCCCTGGCCCTTCTCGCCGAACTTGTGGCAGTCCAGGCAGCGGATACGCTCCATGACAAGCGTTCCGCGCTTCGGCGAAGCGTTCTTCATGACGTCCGCCTGAAGGACGTTGCGGACGAGGTCGGCGAGGTCGCGCGACTTCGCCGCGGCGGCCATCGTCTCGGTCGTCGCCGGGCCGTTCGGGTGCTTGGCCTTGTAGGCCCGATCCCAGAAGGCGAGTTCCTTCTCGTAGTCTCCGGCGTCCGGGGTTCCGGGCTTCCCTAGCCACTTGTTCGCGATCTGCCGAATCGGCCCGCGCAACCCCGGCTCGGCTCGGCGGGCCAGACGGATCAGCGAGGCGGGAGCCTCGGCGCCATCGGGCGTCCCGTCGATGCGCTGAAGGGCTCGCAACAGCAGCCGCAGCGTGTTCTCGTCCCGGGAGTC belongs to Paludisphaera rhizosphaerae and includes:
- a CDS encoding glycosyltransferase gives rise to the protein MEASIRERTFEITKGEADANSEEPLPQALQGLRIALVHDWLTGMRGGEKCLEVLCRAFPDARLFTLIHRRGATSPAIESMAIRTSPLQKAPGVFRYYRHMLPLMPAAASTWRIKNVDLVVSLSHCVAKAVRVPAGTPHVCYCFTPMRYAWEGRDAYLEGWSDRPIRRAVARTMLNRLREWDRSTAVRVSQFVAISETIRRRIAACYLRESTIVQPPVDADYYHPESGTDREDFYLIVSALVPYKRVDQAIAACQRSGKRLIVIGAGPDRSRLEAAAGPTTTFLGWQSDEVIRDHYRRCRALLFPGEEDFGIVPVEALGCGAPVIALRRGGASETVPDSCGRLYDAPTVDALAAAVEGWEADGRPHDPAEARARAESFALPVFRRRLLGVLADSVTTRERHAGVPRPHIAAPGVAERRRRDG